A region from the Bacteroidota bacterium genome encodes:
- a CDS encoding oligosaccharide flippase family protein encodes MPSTLLKNFFSLSLVQVVNQLVPLLVIPVVLPVIGLEAFAQVAFVQSLATVMSSLVDYGFTYSATRRVSVHRSDKVLLNNIVSEVMSTRLLVFWGSVLAMAVVFAVLPVQTGGLMLYVGALCWVLGNALWPQWFFLGIERMHWITIINAFSKLLFFLAVVLLLQRADQAYMLILFFGLANIMAAMAAFVIMKAGWDVRPAWAGWRRVITQLREGWPLFVSTASTTSLVNSNVLVLGLFVQGAPLGLFGLAEKILLAVQQILSTFSQATFSALCNVAAARDGVADRLRRFIVRNYLWFYFVFVGLLMTAFISAGWIMRLMGGQEAADGGAMLRLLLPVAMLIAFNIIPGQLLLAVHRDTSYRSAFLVAALANLALNFLLAPAFGATGTAIAMWATHIVLNLMLWIPAFRLVRKH; translated from the coding sequence ATGCCTTCAACGCTACTGAAGAACTTTTTCAGCCTAAGCCTCGTTCAGGTAGTCAACCAATTGGTGCCCCTGCTGGTCATCCCGGTCGTACTGCCTGTAATTGGCCTCGAAGCCTTTGCCCAGGTTGCTTTTGTGCAGTCGCTGGCCACCGTCATGTCTTCGCTGGTCGACTATGGTTTCACGTATTCGGCCACGCGCAGGGTATCGGTACACCGCTCCGACAAGGTCCTGCTTAACAACATCGTTTCGGAGGTGATGAGTACCAGGCTGTTGGTTTTTTGGGGATCGGTGCTGGCGATGGCGGTGGTTTTTGCTGTCCTGCCGGTACAAACAGGGGGCTTAATGCTGTATGTAGGTGCGCTATGCTGGGTGCTGGGCAATGCCTTATGGCCCCAATGGTTCTTTTTGGGAATTGAGCGCATGCATTGGATCACCATCATCAACGCCTTTTCGAAACTGCTGTTTTTCCTTGCGGTTGTGCTGTTGTTGCAGCGGGCTGATCAGGCCTATATGCTGATCCTGTTTTTCGGCCTGGCCAACATTATGGCCGCCATGGCTGCCTTTGTCATCATGAAGGCTGGTTGGGATGTGAGGCCCGCCTGGGCAGGGTGGCGGCGCGTAATAACACAACTGAGGGAAGGCTGGCCCTTATTCGTTTCAACGGCCTCCACCACCAGCCTGGTCAACAGCAATGTGCTTGTGCTGGGGCTCTTTGTGCAGGGCGCTCCGCTGGGTTTGTTCGGGCTGGCCGAAAAGATTCTTTTGGCTGTGCAGCAGATACTTTCGACCTTTTCGCAGGCCACCTTTTCGGCCCTGTGCAATGTGGCTGCCGCGCGCGATGGCGTTGCGGACAGGCTCAGACGGTTTATTGTAAGAAATTATTTGTGGTTTTATTTTGTCTTTGTGGGACTTCTGATGACCGCCTTTATCAGCGCGGGCTGGATCATGCGGCTCATGGGCGGACAGGAAGCCGCCGACGGAGGGGCTATGTTGCGGCTACTGCTTCCGGTGGCTATGCTCATTGCATTCAATATCATTCCCGGACAACTGCTGCTTGCCGTTCACCGCGACACCTCCTATCGCTCGGCCTTTCTTGTCGCGGCGCTTGCCAATCTGGCCCTGAATTTTTTGCTTGCCCCGGCCTTTGGTGCCACAGGCACGGCTATTGCCATGTGGGCAACGCATATCGTTTTGAACCTTATGCTGTGGATACCTGCCTTCCGCCTCGTCCGAAAGCATTAA
- a CDS encoding class I SAM-dependent methyltransferase, whose protein sequence is MSSNAMKCRICEQELSPDAYHAEERMFSTGQSFAYRRCAACGCVQIEEYPAEPGQYYPDYYYSFGKWADPRSLRERAKRLRNRWIWYRRNPLGLILNALLPNRFLSVLRRLPNVHPRMKVLDIGCGYGEQLLALHDLGFVNLTGIDPYNQHDIRHNENLVIHRRHYSELEGRYDLIMMHHVLEHMPAQSDFFRWASAHLADKGYLIVRLPVSDSLAFEKYGVHWVQWDAPRHWYLHTRSSLRFLANSHGLLVNRMVYDANGMQFWGSELYRKGLPLFDREGRPTPLLRHFSPFRLLWYNRYAHYLNRRGRSDQAIVVFQHVSKSGQA, encoded by the coding sequence ATGTCTTCAAATGCAATGAAATGCCGGATATGTGAGCAGGAGCTCAGCCCTGACGCCTACCATGCGGAGGAGCGGATGTTCAGCACCGGACAGTCTTTTGCCTACCGGCGATGTGCCGCTTGCGGCTGTGTGCAGATTGAGGAATATCCGGCCGAGCCGGGCCAATACTACCCCGATTACTATTACAGTTTTGGCAAATGGGCCGACCCCCGTTCGCTCCGCGAACGTGCCAAGCGCCTGCGCAACCGCTGGATATGGTACAGGCGCAACCCGCTTGGCCTGATCCTCAACGCTTTGCTTCCCAATCGTTTTTTGTCCGTTCTGCGCCGACTGCCCAACGTTCATCCGCGCATGAAGGTGCTCGACATTGGCTGCGGTTACGGCGAACAGCTATTGGCCCTGCATGATCTGGGTTTTGTAAACCTCACGGGTATCGACCCCTACAACCAGCACGACATCAGGCACAACGAAAACCTGGTCATCCACCGCAGGCATTACAGCGAGCTGGAGGGCCGCTACGACCTGATCATGATGCACCATGTGCTCGAGCACATGCCTGCGCAGTCCGACTTCTTCCGCTGGGCTTCGGCCCATCTCGCCGATAAGGGATACCTTATCGTCCGCCTGCCGGTGTCCGACAGCCTTGCCTTCGAAAAGTACGGCGTTCACTGGGTGCAGTGGGACGCCCCCAGGCATTGGTATTTGCACACCCGAAGCAGCCTCCGCTTTCTTGCAAACAGTCATGGATTGCTTGTCAACCGAATGGTGTACGATGCCAACGGGATGCAGTTCTGGGGCAGTGAGCTTTACCGCAAAGGATTGCCGCTTTTCGACCGGGAGGGGAGGCCCACACCATTGCTGAGGCATTTCTCGCCTTTCAGGCTGCTTTGGTACAACCGTTATGCCCACTACCTCAACCGCCGTGGGCGAAGCGACCAGGCCATCGTGGTCTTCCAGCACGTTTCTAAGTCCGGGCAAGCATGA
- a CDS encoding transposase: protein MKKYDQKLKERVIADYLSGGGTYRHLQAKYGISFQIIHQWVQDFKGKGTKSLKPSKQADVKPMEDLPKEVKLLQHELRQARLYNKLLEALVDIGKEQYGIDLRKKHGTKQS from the coding sequence ATGAAAAAGTACGATCAAAAATTAAAGGAACGGGTAATAGCAGATTACCTGTCGGGCGGTGGCACTTACCGCCATTTGCAAGCCAAGTATGGCATCAGTTTCCAAATCATACATCAATGGGTTCAGGATTTTAAGGGCAAGGGCACCAAATCTCTGAAGCCGTCCAAACAAGCGGATGTAAAGCCTATGGAGGATTTACCTAAGGAGGTAAAGCTATTGCAGCATGAACTGCGGCAGGCAAGGCTTTACAACAAGCTGTTGGAGGCGTTGGTGGATATTGGCAAGGAGCAATACGGCATTGACCTGCGAAAAAAGCATGGCACCAAGCAGTCTTGA
- a CDS encoding IS3 family transposase, whose translation MEQQEPDRVTGLCCSLLGYSRQAYYQYQKQQEKEAFQAELIVQEVLRHRKLQKRIGGRKLFGMMDSFLQQHTISMGRDAFFDVLREYGLLVRVRRRKAKTTDSDHPYRKYPNLIKEFIPIAANQLWVCDITYIVIGDGFGYLSLITDAFSRKIVGFCLHKTLSAKGTTLALKQALKNNPNTKGLIHHSDRGVQYCCHEYVEILKKNRIKISMTENGDPLQNAIAERVNGILKTELLEESFQSFAHAQEAVAIAISTYNHLRPHSSIGNLTPFEAHSLNNGTMPKRLWKNYYQPKQKQVDMEEV comes from the coding sequence GTGGAGCAGCAGGAGCCTGACCGGGTAACCGGTTTGTGTTGCTCATTGCTTGGTTACAGCAGGCAAGCCTATTATCAGTACCAAAAACAACAGGAAAAAGAGGCGTTTCAAGCGGAACTGATTGTGCAGGAAGTGCTTCGCCACCGAAAGCTGCAAAAGCGAATTGGAGGCAGGAAACTCTTTGGTATGATGGACAGTTTCCTCCAGCAACACACCATCAGTATGGGCAGAGATGCCTTCTTTGATGTGTTGCGGGAGTATGGTTTGCTGGTTCGCGTTCGCAGAAGGAAAGCCAAAACCACTGATAGCGACCACCCTTACCGAAAGTATCCCAACCTGATAAAAGAGTTCATTCCCATTGCTGCCAACCAACTGTGGGTGTGTGATATCACCTACATTGTTATTGGCGATGGCTTTGGCTATCTGAGCTTGATTACAGATGCCTTCAGTCGAAAGATTGTGGGATTTTGCCTTCATAAAACCCTATCGGCAAAAGGCACTACTTTGGCACTGAAACAGGCACTGAAAAACAATCCAAACACCAAAGGTTTAATCCACCACAGCGATAGAGGCGTGCAATACTGCTGCCATGAGTATGTGGAAATACTGAAAAAAAACCGCATCAAAATATCCATGACTGAGAATGGCGACCCGCTGCAAAACGCCATTGCCGAAAGGGTAAACGGCATACTGAAAACAGAATTGCTGGAAGAAAGCTTCCAATCCTTTGCACATGCTCAAGAAGCGGTAGCTATTGCCATCAGCACCTACAACCATCTTCGCCCACACAGCAGCATAGGCAACCTAACGCCTTTTGAGGCTCATTCCCTCAACAATGGTACAATGCCAAAACGCTTGTGGAAGAACTATTATCAACCTAAACAAAAGCAAGTGGATATGGAAGAGGTTTAG
- a CDS encoding glycosyltransferase family 2 protein gives MQYTQPAVSVIMPCYNSAGTIAGSIDAVLNQTFDKFELLILDDGSTDKTIEIVRGFERNDQRVRLICSKQNRGVVRMRNIGTRLAKGSWIAFCDSDDVWVPQKLEWQLKLASQRPGTNLLYSAVYYARERNPHARQLVRLLPDATYHDMLKTNAIPMSSSMYLVEALGKLYFRPVPAHLVHEDYAFWLDVFRSGKVRAAYLDKPTTIILLRKGSRSSNPLRAARSHLSILLSENSLPWFKVIWYMIIYISIATRKRLPF, from the coding sequence TTGCAATACACCCAACCAGCAGTATCGGTCATCATGCCCTGCTACAATTCGGCCGGCACCATAGCAGGAAGCATAGATGCTGTGCTCAACCAAACCTTCGACAAGTTCGAACTCCTCATTCTCGACGACGGCTCGACCGACAAAACCATTGAAATTGTCCGCGGATTTGAACGCAACGACCAAAGGGTCAGGCTGATTTGCTCCAAACAGAACAGGGGAGTGGTGCGCATGCGCAATATAGGTACCAGGCTGGCCAAAGGCAGCTGGATTGCGTTCTGCGATTCGGATGATGTGTGGGTGCCACAGAAACTCGAGTGGCAATTGAAGCTGGCCAGCCAACGTCCGGGAACCAACCTCTTGTATTCCGCGGTGTATTATGCACGGGAGCGCAATCCCCATGCCCGCCAGCTGGTACGCCTCCTGCCTGATGCCACCTACCACGACATGCTCAAAACCAATGCCATCCCAATGAGCTCGTCCATGTATCTGGTCGAAGCCCTCGGTAAGCTATACTTCCGGCCGGTGCCCGCACACCTGGTTCACGAAGATTATGCCTTCTGGCTTGATGTGTTTCGCTCCGGCAAAGTTCGCGCTGCATACCTCGACAAACCTACCACAATTATTTTGCTTCGTAAAGGATCACGCTCTTCAAACCCGCTGCGCGCAGCCCGCTCACACCTGTCTATCCTGTTGTCCGAAAACAGCCTGCCGTGGTTCAAAGTCATTTGGTATATGATCATCTACATCAGCATTGCTACACGAAAAAGACTGCCTTTCTGA
- a CDS encoding sugar transferase, protein MNGHKMPNGTARHHDSSYNPGIQTDAFVNSYLLSRQKRAFDIMLSLAMLPFAIPAGIVCWMLVSLTMGFPVIFAQHRVGLNGKVFVMYKFRSIRRTSDTSNGTKHHHNDITPVGRILRMFRLDELPQIYNILRGEMSWVGPRPEIPHYVEIFSGKHPDFNARHNALPGITGLAQVRNPNATPNDNLEKLVHDLEYIRKANLLTDLKILISTALVVINK, encoded by the coding sequence ATGAACGGTCATAAAATGCCTAACGGTACAGCCAGGCATCATGACTCCTCCTATAATCCGGGGATTCAGACGGATGCTTTTGTCAATTCCTACCTGCTGAGCAGGCAAAAAAGAGCCTTCGACATAATGCTTAGTCTGGCCATGCTGCCCTTTGCCATCCCTGCCGGAATCGTTTGCTGGATGCTGGTTTCGCTCACCATGGGATTTCCTGTCATTTTTGCCCAGCATCGTGTGGGACTTAACGGGAAGGTTTTTGTCATGTACAAGTTTCGTTCCATCCGCCGCACTTCCGACACCTCCAACGGTACTAAACATCATCACAACGACATCACCCCGGTCGGGCGCATCCTGAGGATGTTCCGCCTCGATGAGCTGCCTCAAATCTATAATATCCTACGCGGCGAGATGAGCTGGGTGGGACCAAGGCCCGAAATTCCACACTATGTGGAAATCTTCTCCGGAAAGCACCCCGATTTTAATGCACGGCACAATGCCCTGCCTGGCATCACAGGTTTGGCCCAGGTGCGCAACCCCAATGCCACCCCAAACGATAACCTTGAGAAACTCGTGCACGACCTCGAATACATCCGCAAAGCCAACCTGCTCACCGACCTGAAAATTTTGATCAGCACTGCATTAGTCGTCATCAATAAATGA
- a CDS encoding SLBB domain-containing protein, with protein MKPSAFLFGLLMVIQLSLSGQDIFGPAGLRNLNPASLSNVQIQAIRTQVKASGLSDNDLRTYLMGKGMSQNSASELIRRLQETSTGQAAQQPQESSSVQNIPPATESQKLPASTHDSLFGASLFTNSQLNFAPPQFFATPVNYILGPGDLVNLSITGNQEIFTDIRVEPSGNLRLPYAGNLMVGGLTIEQAAQKVQAALARHGFESLRDGGSRLTLSMSAYRSIPVTIIGAKQPGNYYVSSIATAFHLIHLAGGPGPAGSYRDIEVIRKGEVVAKIDLYDFLVRGDMRNNVRLEENDLINIPAYQIMVRLEGAVKRPGWFMLKQGETLADLMNFAGGFGPEAFQGHIAVEQIGSNALFSKTIALEDFNRYLPANGDRFYVGTVTDERYHRVFITGAIKRPGAYGWQQGLKLSELISLAGGPAESLLETRGLIYRSGKNHTNAYLRFVPAEILQSSADILLMDGDSIVLSDRKAFFPYGFVDVVGEVNGPGRFILAPGMTALDAALLAGGMKISAITHKIEIVRRNENFGKSTVALEVKADSDASLRIRADEVELKHQDVVIVKPDPDLRNQHIVYLRGEVSSPGPYVLLERNEKISSLLQRAGGLTNFADENAVFILRKNTNPLLQRDYTSISNDADALFELDSLAAQRAVAEAFNRNNTLNRLNQSPSSNFGQTSTFSTGFSMEYGLRSEPDEELIHIALSNVNNIIRRPGSRNDLQLQDGDEIVVLEKDNSVSVRGMVNNQITVNYSGKNVRTYISEAGGVLHNGARNSLFVLQPNGKAAMTKSFLGIKNYPDVQPGSIIVVPAKPETKRRIDPAASAAIASIITSVSSLLFIIISASK; from the coding sequence ATGAAGCCCAGCGCATTCTTATTTGGCCTGCTGATGGTTATTCAGCTTTCGTTGTCTGGCCAGGATATCTTTGGTCCGGCTGGCTTGCGAAACCTGAATCCCGCCTCGCTTAGCAATGTGCAAATCCAGGCCATCCGTACCCAGGTGAAAGCTTCCGGGCTGTCGGATAACGACCTGCGCACCTACCTCATGGGCAAAGGGATGAGCCAGAACAGCGCTTCCGAGCTGATCCGCCGCTTGCAGGAAACATCCACAGGCCAGGCTGCGCAACAACCCCAGGAAAGCAGCTCAGTGCAAAACATCCCTCCGGCTACCGAGAGCCAGAAACTCCCTGCCTCAACCCATGATTCGCTTTTCGGCGCATCATTGTTCACCAACAGCCAGCTCAACTTTGCCCCGCCCCAGTTCTTTGCCACCCCGGTGAACTACATCCTCGGCCCTGGCGACCTGGTTAACCTGAGTATCACAGGAAATCAGGAGATTTTTACCGACATCCGGGTTGAGCCTTCGGGCAACCTCCGGCTCCCTTATGCAGGCAACCTCATGGTTGGGGGGCTTACCATAGAACAGGCTGCGCAAAAGGTGCAGGCCGCACTTGCACGCCATGGCTTTGAGTCGCTGCGCGACGGAGGTTCAAGGCTTACCCTCAGCATGTCGGCCTATCGATCCATACCGGTTACCATCATTGGTGCCAAACAACCCGGCAACTATTACGTATCCTCCATTGCCACAGCTTTCCACCTGATTCACCTTGCCGGCGGCCCCGGACCAGCTGGTTCCTACAGGGATATCGAAGTGATCCGCAAAGGGGAAGTGGTGGCAAAAATCGACCTGTACGACTTTCTGGTCAGGGGCGATATGCGCAATAACGTACGCCTTGAAGAAAACGACCTGATCAATATTCCGGCATATCAGATCATGGTCCGGCTCGAAGGCGCCGTCAAGCGTCCCGGATGGTTCATGCTCAAACAAGGCGAAACACTTGCCGACCTGATGAATTTTGCCGGTGGATTTGGTCCGGAAGCCTTTCAGGGCCATATTGCAGTGGAGCAGATCGGAAGCAATGCCCTGTTTTCCAAAACTATTGCACTGGAAGATTTTAACCGCTACCTGCCGGCAAACGGCGACCGTTTTTACGTGGGAACAGTGACCGACGAACGCTACCACAGGGTGTTTATCACGGGTGCCATCAAACGACCCGGTGCCTACGGTTGGCAGCAAGGGTTAAAACTCTCAGAGCTTATATCCTTGGCCGGAGGCCCTGCCGAAAGTCTGCTCGAAACCAGAGGCCTGATTTATCGCTCTGGTAAAAACCATACCAACGCTTACCTCCGTTTCGTTCCCGCCGAAATTCTTCAATCCAGTGCGGATATCCTGCTCATGGACGGCGACTCCATCGTGCTATCCGACCGCAAAGCATTTTTCCCCTACGGATTTGTGGATGTGGTGGGCGAGGTGAATGGGCCGGGTCGCTTCATTCTTGCACCGGGAATGACCGCCCTGGATGCCGCCCTGCTCGCTGGTGGAATGAAAATCTCTGCAATCACCCACAAGATTGAAATTGTCCGACGCAACGAAAACTTCGGCAAGTCAACGGTTGCGCTCGAAGTGAAAGCCGATTCTGACGCCTCCCTCAGAATCAGAGCCGACGAAGTGGAACTGAAACATCAGGATGTGGTGATTGTCAAACCAGACCCGGACTTACGTAACCAACATATCGTGTACCTGCGTGGCGAGGTTTCAAGTCCGGGACCATATGTCCTGCTCGAACGCAACGAAAAAATCAGCAGCCTGCTTCAACGGGCCGGTGGCCTGACAAACTTTGCCGACGAGAATGCAGTATTTATCCTTCGCAAAAACACCAATCCCTTGCTTCAGCGCGACTACACAAGCATCTCAAACGATGCTGATGCCTTGTTTGAGCTCGACTCACTGGCCGCTCAACGGGCAGTTGCCGAAGCATTCAACCGGAATAACACGCTGAATCGCCTCAACCAAAGCCCATCCTCAAACTTTGGCCAAACAAGTACTTTTTCTACTGGTTTCAGCATGGAATATGGACTGAGGAGCGAACCGGATGAAGAACTCATTCACATTGCCCTGAGCAACGTAAATAACATCATACGTCGGCCTGGCAGCCGGAACGACCTCCAACTGCAGGACGGTGACGAGATCGTGGTGTTGGAAAAAGACAACAGCGTTTCCGTCAGGGGTATGGTCAATAACCAGATCACTGTCAACTACTCCGGTAAGAATGTAAGAACCTATATCTCAGAAGCTGGTGGTGTGCTCCACAATGGCGCCAGAAACAGCCTCTTCGTCCTGCAACCCAACGGAAAGGCCGCCATGACGAAAAGTTTCCTGGGAATTAAAAACTACCCTGACGTACAACCCGGAAGCATCATCGTCGTGCCGGCAAAACCTGAAACCAAACGACGCATCGACCCTGCAGCTTCAGCTGCCATTGCTTCTATCATCACCTCCGTAAGCAGCCTGCTGTTTATCATCATCTCTGCCAGCAAATAA
- a CDS encoding polysaccharide biosynthesis protein: MVSSLAKRYSDKFLSRWIVFIFDSVTVYATFILANLIRHNFEYIALNPYTVERQSIIVLVLYLTGFLLTDSYRGIIRLTGMADALRLFKATGGAFLVLLFISLLARDLQLGKTYVPPLSVSIIHFLLAVFTLVGSRFVIKSIYSQLLNQQNRRRIRVVIYGAGAAGMLTRNALIQDVLFHYDIIAFIDDNSSKVNKTLEGIPVMSADKVLDAAFIKRNKVSQLIIAIQRMDVNYRNQVIEKGLDLNLQVKVVPPIDNWINGQLSAGQLRQVAIEELLERDPIRLDNEQVAAELHNKIIMVTGAAGSIGSEIARQVLSYKPGRLILVDQAESALFDLQQEINSKEKLRLLADRVVYVVASVKDRMRMEGLFRKYKPGVVYHAAAYKHVPLMEDHPYEAVMINVFGTKVLADLAVAYKVKKFVMVSTDKAVNPTNVMGATKRIAEMYVQCLSNGSTQFITTRFGNVLGSNGSVIPLFRKQIEKGGPVTITHRDITRYFMTIPEACNLVLEAGAMGNGGEIFVFDMGRPVKIIDLARKMIKLSGLVPDVDIRIEEVGLRPGEKLYEELLAGEENTIHTHHRKIMRARVREVDYQWICTQLNELSHLILDGDDFRLVEKMKAMVPEFISNNSVFEKLDQKTGGS; the protein is encoded by the coding sequence ATGGTTTCATCGCTGGCTAAAAGATACTCGGACAAGTTTCTCTCGCGCTGGATCGTATTTATCTTCGACAGCGTAACGGTGTATGCCACCTTCATCCTGGCCAACCTGATCAGGCACAACTTCGAATACATTGCGCTCAATCCTTATACTGTTGAGCGACAGTCGATTATCGTGCTTGTCCTTTACCTTACAGGGTTTCTGCTCACCGATTCCTACCGTGGCATCATCCGCCTCACCGGCATGGCCGATGCCCTGCGCCTGTTCAAAGCCACCGGCGGCGCATTTCTGGTGCTGCTGTTCATCAGCCTGCTCGCCCGCGACCTTCAGCTTGGCAAAACCTATGTGCCCCCCTTGTCGGTTTCCATCATTCACTTCCTGCTTGCCGTATTTACCCTGGTGGGCAGCCGCTTTGTCATCAAGTCCATCTACAGCCAGTTGCTCAACCAACAAAACCGCAGGCGCATCCGTGTGGTCATCTATGGGGCCGGAGCGGCCGGCATGCTCACCCGCAATGCCCTGATTCAGGATGTGCTGTTTCACTACGATATCATTGCTTTCATAGACGACAACAGCTCCAAGGTCAACAAAACCCTCGAAGGTATCCCGGTCATGTCGGCCGACAAGGTGCTCGATGCAGCCTTTATCAAACGCAACAAGGTGAGCCAGCTCATCATTGCCATCCAGCGTATGGATGTGAACTACCGCAACCAGGTCATCGAGAAAGGCCTCGATCTCAACCTGCAGGTCAAGGTCGTTCCGCCCATCGACAACTGGATCAACGGCCAGCTGAGCGCCGGCCAGCTGCGCCAGGTAGCCATCGAAGAATTGCTGGAGCGCGATCCCATCCGGCTCGACAACGAACAGGTGGCTGCCGAACTGCACAATAAAATCATCATGGTTACCGGTGCGGCAGGTTCCATCGGAAGCGAGATAGCCCGGCAGGTGCTGAGCTACAAACCCGGCCGGCTCATCCTGGTCGACCAGGCCGAATCAGCCCTGTTCGACCTGCAGCAGGAAATCAATAGCAAAGAAAAACTCAGGCTTTTGGCCGACAGGGTAGTATATGTGGTGGCCAGCGTGAAAGACAGGATGCGTATGGAAGGGCTGTTCCGCAAATACAAGCCTGGTGTCGTTTACCACGCCGCAGCCTACAAACATGTACCCCTGATGGAAGACCACCCCTACGAGGCGGTGATGATCAACGTGTTTGGCACCAAGGTGCTTGCCGACCTGGCTGTGGCTTACAAGGTGAAAAAATTCGTGATGGTGAGCACCGACAAGGCGGTGAACCCCACCAATGTGATGGGCGCCACCAAACGCATTGCCGAGATGTATGTGCAATGCCTGAGCAACGGCAGCACCCAGTTTATCACCACCCGTTTCGGGAATGTGCTGGGCTCCAACGGCTCCGTGATTCCCCTCTTCCGGAAGCAGATCGAAAAAGGCGGCCCGGTCACCATCACCCACCGCGACATCACCCGCTATTTCATGACCATCCCCGAAGCATGTAACCTCGTGCTCGAAGCCGGTGCCATGGGCAACGGAGGCGAAATTTTTGTGTTCGACATGGGCCGTCCGGTCAAAATCATCGACCTCGCACGCAAGATGATCAAGCTGAGCGGTTTGGTCCCCGATGTGGACATACGCATCGAAGAGGTCGGACTCCGTCCGGGCGAAAAACTCTACGAAGAACTGCTGGCCGGGGAAGAAAACACCATCCATACCCACCACCGCAAAATCATGCGCGCCAGGGTACGCGAAGTGGACTACCAGTGGATCTGCACCCAGCTCAACGAATTGTCGCACCTCATCCTCGATGGCGACGACTTCCGCCTGGTCGAGAAAATGAAAGCCATGGTGCCCGAATTCATCAGCAACAATTCGGTGTTCGAGAAATTGGACCAAAAAACCGGGGGAAGTTGA